A window of the Thermoleophilia bacterium SCSIO 60948 genome harbors these coding sequences:
- a CDS encoding HsdR family type I site-specific deoxyribonuclease, whose amino-acid sequence MSPQDYSEDELVERPTVALLESLGYEVVNGYREVAATGELGRTDQSQVVLRGRLEPKLAQLNPEVGPAAIEFAIAELMQDRSTLDRTRANQAVFKLIRDGVKLTVVGEDGERSTETVRLIDWNDPSANDFLVVNQFWVTGPMHRRRCDIVCFVNGIPLVLLELKASHRSVEQAYRQNLTDYRDAVPQLFTPNAFVILSTGSETKVGSTFAPWERFGDWKRVDQESEAGVISLETAIRGLCEPAHLLDSVENFVAYLERPGGLTKVLAQNHQLLGVNAAIRALRDPATRDGRLGVFWHTQGSGKSLSMLFFTQKVLRREPGNWTFVMVTDRAELDDQLYDEFKDAGVVEGHLQADSSAHLRRLLGENHRYVFTLIHKFRPARGEEMPVCSERDDVIVITDEAHRSQYSRLALNMRQALPNADFLGFTGTPLIRAEAERTREVFGDYISTYNFRDSIADGATVPLFYENRIPELQIINERFDEELTGILEQAELDETQEQALSRRFATEYQLITRPERLRRIAADLVRHFVGRGFLGKAMFVAIDKATAVRMHDLVAEEWAKHLDELRERAARLPELERVGVDEQIRFMEDTETAVVVSQSQNEIAEMREAGLDIEPHRRKMLDEDLDERFKDAADPFRLVFVCAMWMTGFDVPSCSTIYLDRPMRNHSLMQTIARANRVFPEKENGLIVDYVGVFRRLEEALAIYAAAREGDDAELEVIRDKAALVEELEEEIGELREFCERWDVDLEALARASGFEFIALRDASVEALLIDDVTRRAYLERSARVRRLFAAILPDPAANAHVRIVGVARNLAETIRGLDPAPDLSGVAGSVQELLDRSVGAEEYVIRAAADGADADSLIDLNEIDFEALVARAAGKRRTEAQRLSGRLRAQVERAVERNPTRHDLVVRFRELIEEYNAGSLNVDELLRRLQELSRGLSEEEERTVREGLSEPELAVFDLLTKPDPELTDDERSEVKRIARKLMGQIQDRLVLDWRKRAETRESARVLVKDVLEDLPEAYDPETWERKTGIVFDHIFAAFYDDGGSVYGDVASVTPPVERDTVDAEAGPVDVDAVSATVLEKIRSDRHFAELVAEQLRGDGAFFAATTDELIAGDEGFAVEFKSTARWNLREEAKDKRIEDAIVKTVAGFLNADGGTLLIGVSDDRQVLGLGSDLPLVKPQSADGLVNWLTTHLIGAIGHTAAMSTRVRIDAIAGREVCRVDVARSSRPVMASMSDRREVFWVRMNNSTRELPEIEWDAYRRDRWRPS is encoded by the coding sequence GTGAGCCCACAGGACTACTCGGAGGATGAGCTGGTTGAGCGCCCGACCGTGGCGCTGCTGGAGTCGCTCGGCTATGAGGTCGTCAACGGTTATCGCGAGGTCGCGGCGACCGGTGAGCTGGGGCGGACCGACCAGTCGCAGGTCGTCTTACGGGGTCGGCTAGAGCCGAAGCTCGCCCAGCTGAACCCTGAAGTGGGCCCCGCGGCGATCGAGTTCGCGATCGCCGAGTTGATGCAGGACAGATCGACGCTCGACCGAACGCGCGCCAATCAGGCCGTCTTCAAGCTGATTCGCGACGGGGTCAAGTTGACGGTCGTCGGTGAGGACGGTGAGCGATCGACCGAGACGGTCCGGCTGATCGACTGGAACGACCCCTCGGCCAACGACTTCCTCGTCGTAAACCAGTTCTGGGTCACCGGACCGATGCACCGGAGGCGCTGCGACATCGTCTGCTTCGTAAACGGCATTCCGCTCGTGCTGCTTGAGCTGAAGGCGTCGCATCGCTCGGTCGAGCAGGCCTACCGCCAAAACCTGACCGACTACCGCGACGCGGTGCCGCAGCTGTTCACGCCGAACGCCTTCGTCATCCTCTCGACGGGCTCGGAGACGAAGGTCGGCTCGACCTTCGCGCCGTGGGAGCGCTTCGGAGACTGGAAGCGGGTCGACCAGGAGTCGGAGGCGGGTGTCATCTCGCTCGAAACGGCGATTCGCGGCCTCTGCGAGCCGGCGCACCTGCTCGACTCGGTCGAGAACTTCGTCGCCTACCTCGAGCGGCCCGGCGGCCTGACCAAGGTGCTGGCCCAGAACCACCAGCTCCTCGGAGTCAACGCCGCGATCCGCGCGCTTCGCGATCCAGCGACCCGCGATGGGCGGCTCGGCGTGTTCTGGCACACGCAGGGCTCCGGCAAGAGCCTCTCGATGCTCTTCTTCACCCAGAAGGTGCTGCGGCGCGAGCCCGGCAACTGGACCTTCGTGATGGTCACCGACCGCGCCGAGCTCGACGACCAGCTGTACGACGAGTTCAAAGACGCGGGTGTCGTCGAGGGCCACCTTCAAGCCGATTCATCGGCCCATCTAAGGCGGCTGCTCGGCGAGAACCACCGCTACGTCTTCACGCTGATCCACAAGTTCCGCCCGGCGAGGGGAGAAGAGATGCCGGTCTGCTCGGAGCGCGACGACGTCATCGTGATCACTGATGAAGCGCACCGCAGCCAGTACTCGCGGCTCGCGCTCAACATGCGTCAAGCGCTGCCGAACGCCGACTTCCTCGGCTTCACCGGGACGCCGCTGATCCGCGCCGAGGCCGAGCGCACGCGAGAGGTCTTCGGCGACTACATCTCGACATACAACTTCCGCGACTCGATCGCCGACGGGGCGACGGTTCCGCTGTTCTACGAGAACCGGATCCCCGAGCTTCAGATCATCAACGAGCGCTTCGACGAGGAGCTGACGGGGATCCTCGAGCAGGCAGAGCTCGACGAAACGCAGGAGCAGGCGCTCTCCCGGCGCTTCGCGACCGAGTACCAGCTAATCACCCGGCCGGAGCGGCTGCGGCGGATCGCCGCCGATCTCGTCCGCCACTTCGTCGGCCGCGGCTTCCTCGGCAAGGCGATGTTCGTCGCGATCGACAAGGCGACGGCGGTGCGAATGCACGACCTCGTTGCTGAGGAGTGGGCGAAGCACCTGGATGAGCTGCGCGAGCGCGCGGCCCGGCTACCCGAGCTCGAGCGGGTCGGGGTGGATGAGCAGATCCGGTTCATGGAGGACACCGAGACGGCGGTCGTCGTCTCGCAATCACAGAACGAGATCGCCGAGATGCGCGAGGCCGGGCTCGACATCGAACCGCACCGGCGCAAGATGCTCGACGAGGACCTCGACGAGCGATTCAAGGATGCGGCCGACCCGTTCCGGCTCGTCTTCGTCTGCGCGATGTGGATGACGGGCTTCGACGTGCCCTCGTGCTCGACGATCTACCTCGACCGCCCGATGCGAAATCACTCGCTGATGCAGACGATCGCGCGCGCCAACCGCGTCTTCCCCGAGAAGGAGAACGGGCTGATCGTCGACTACGTCGGGGTCTTCCGCCGGCTTGAGGAGGCCCTGGCGATCTATGCGGCAGCGCGCGAGGGCGATGACGCCGAGCTCGAGGTGATCCGCGACAAGGCGGCGCTAGTCGAGGAGCTCGAAGAGGAGATCGGCGAGCTGCGCGAGTTCTGCGAGCGTTGGGACGTCGATCTCGAAGCGCTGGCTCGCGCGAGCGGATTCGAGTTCATCGCACTGCGTGACGCTTCGGTCGAGGCGCTGCTGATCGACGACGTCACCCGCCGCGCCTACCTCGAGCGCTCGGCGCGGGTGCGGCGGCTGTTCGCGGCGATCCTGCCCGACCCGGCGGCGAACGCGCACGTGCGAATCGTCGGCGTCGCGAGGAACCTGGCGGAGACGATCCGCGGACTCGATCCTGCGCCCGACCTCTCGGGTGTCGCTGGCTCGGTGCAGGAGCTGCTCGATCGATCGGTGGGGGCGGAGGAGTACGTGATTCGAGCAGCCGCCGACGGTGCCGACGCGGACTCGCTGATCGACCTCAACGAGATCGACTTCGAGGCGCTCGTGGCGCGGGCTGCGGGCAAGCGGCGGACCGAGGCGCAACGGTTGAGCGGCCGGCTGCGAGCGCAGGTAGAGCGGGCGGTCGAGCGCAACCCGACGCGACACGACCTCGTCGTTCGCTTCCGGGAGCTGATCGAGGAGTACAACGCCGGCAGTCTCAACGTCGATGAGCTGCTTCGCCGCCTGCAGGAGCTGTCTCGCGGGCTCTCCGAGGAGGAGGAGCGCACGGTTCGCGAGGGGCTCTCGGAGCCCGAGCTCGCAGTCTTCGACCTGCTGACCAAGCCCGATCCTGAGTTGACCGACGATGAGCGGTCCGAGGTCAAGCGGATCGCGCGCAAGCTGATGGGGCAGATCCAGGACCGGCTGGTGCTCGATTGGCGCAAGCGCGCCGAGACCCGGGAGTCCGCGCGGGTGCTCGTCAAGGACGTGCTCGAGGACCTGCCGGAGGCCTACGACCCCGAAACCTGGGAGCGAAAGACGGGGATCGTCTTCGACCACATTTTCGCCGCGTTCTATGACGACGGCGGAAGCGTCTACGGAGACGTCGCCTCGGTGACCCCGCCGGTCGAGCGCGACACAGTGGATGCGGAGGCTGGGCCAGTCGACGTCGACGCCGTCTCGGCGACGGTCCTCGAGAAGATCCGAAGCGATCGTCATTTCGCCGAGCTCGTCGCCGAGCAGCTGCGCGGCGACGGCGCCTTCTTCGCGGCGACAACCGACGAGCTGATCGCGGGCGACGAAGGGTTCGCAGTCGAGTTCAAGTCAACCGCTCGATGGAACCTGCGCGAGGAGGCCAAGGACAAGCGCATCGAGGACGCGATCGTCAAGACGGTCGCCGGCTTTCTCAACGCGGATGGAGGCACGCTGCTGATCGGTGTTTCAGACGATCGTCAGGTCCTGGGGCTCGGTTCGGACCTACCCCTCGTGAAGCCGCAGAGCGCCGACGGGCTGGTCAACTGGCTGACGACTCACCTGATCGGCGCGATCGGGCACACCGCGGCGATGAGCACGCGGGTCCGAATTGATGCGATCGCCGGGCGCGAGGTGTGCCGAGTCGATGTCGCGCGGTCCTCGAGACCGGTGATGGCTTCGATGAGCGATCGGCGTGAGGTGTTCTGGGTGCGAATGAACAACAGCACGCGGGAGTTGCCAGAGATCGAGTGGGACGCCTACCGGCGCGACCGGTGGAGGCCTTCTTGA